The genomic segment CGTAAGACAGTTGCCAGCAATGCCTCCGCTTCGGACAGAGACAGTCCAATTTCACTTGGTGAATAGGCAGCAGGCATCGCGTCTTTGTGCATGATATCTACGTCGAAATGAATGAGGATTTTGGCATCAGGCGGGATCGATTGGAGCATATGAGAAACTCGTTCCACGATGCTGCCTTCTGTGAGCTGGGCCAAGGTCATGACGTCAACGCCGAAAGTCTCTCCAGGCATCTGCTGGCAGCCGACAAGGCGGATTCGCTCTGCATTCCAGCCGCTTGGCTCGATCCATTGTCCGCGATCCTGAAGCAAAAACCACAATCCCATCCCTGCTGCCCCAATACAGCGGGAAGCCGATGGAACTACTGCATCGAGATGACCGTCAAGCACGAGCAGATACGCTTTTTCCTGATACCGAGCCTGATGAGCCTGCGCTGTCGCAACAACCAAGCTGCAATCGCCGCCGAGCATCAAGACAAAGTCGTCTGTATCGAGCCACTCTTGCGCGTCCTTTTGCAGCAAATCCCAAAACATGCGCGGAGCCGGCCAATTACGAACTGGTGGAATATTATGGCGAGGCAAATCATCGGGAAGATGCAGATTTCCTACATCCTGCACATCCAAGCCATGCTGCTGCAACTGCTCAATCAATCCTGCTGTACGAAGCGCGTCAGGAGCCAATTCTGTACCAGAGACATATGCCCCTGTGAAATGCGGGATACCAGCCACTTTTACTTTTATAAAAAGTCCCTCCCAAGGAAATTCATCGTATGAACATCCCTAAAAGTATATCACAGCTTCGTTTGCAATAATTGGATGAGATCACTGATGGACGGCTGCAGCCAGCGATCTGGCAAGGAAGCTTTTTCCCCGCGCAGCAATTGGCAAGCAAGCGCATTCGGATGGGCATCTGCACTCAAGAAATACACTTGGTTCACTGGCTGCGGGAGCGCGTCCATGACTTCCACATATTTGTTGACATACACCTGCAACGCATCCCGATAAGCTGGAGTTGTTAGCGCTGCGCCGCACCACACGTCAATTCCGGTCAACGCCTTGGCATGGGCTGCATCCAAGCTTTTGGCGAGTGAGCAGACAACGAACATCAGCTTCTCTGGCGCCAGCTTGAACCGCTTCTGATACTGCTTGGCAAAACGGGCGAGTGTCGCATTCCAAGATGGCGTATCGTAGCTGCCGAGATCAGGAATGCATTTGAGTGCTCCGACCAGTTGTTCGTCTTTTTTCATAAACAAGAGACCGTCGATCACTTGAAACGAAAGCCCGGCCAACTGCCCGGCCAAAAACTCACCCACCCGCTCATGCATGACCCGAGAGATTCGCTGTGAGGATTTGCGCTTTAGCTTTTGCCGTATGCGCACCTCTTCTTCCTCCAGGTAGACCCGTATCAGCCTAGAAAACAAATCTGCCTCCGTAGTTGGCTCTAGTATCAGGCACTCCAAACGGCTATAGGCATCTGCCACGCTTTGGTCCCATTGCCCTTCTTTTTCTGTGCCCATCATTACCCTCCCTCACATCATATCGGGTGCGTGATCAGCCACGACCAGCACATCCATGTGTCGGACCTCCCGCAATAATCGCTGGATGACCGAACCCTCGAGAATTTCCTTCCAGCGGGTCCGCGCCGACTGCCCGATGACTACCTGTGTCGTTCCTTTTTCGTTCATATGCCAAACCAGCTTGGTGAAAACTTTGCGTCGGGAAGGGGCTTCGTATCGTTCGAAACGACCCCCGAGCCGCTCTGTTAGTGCCTTCAGCTTCGCCAGCTGTGTCTCTTCCTCTTCTGTCAGCGACGGATGATCCTGCACGTAAGCTACATGCCAGGTCGCTTTCAAGCGATACGCGATGCGAAACCCTCGTCGAATCAATCGTTCACTGTCTGCACGCAGGTTGACGCAGACAAAAATCACTTCCCGCTGTCGCCAAGGCCCGCGCAGCGTTCGTCGCTCCCACGCCTCCAAGCGTTCATCGACGTCGTCTGCCACCTCACGCAAGGCCAGCTCCCTTAACGCGATCAAATTCCCTGTTTTGAAAAAGTTGGTCAGAGATTGCTCCACCTTTTCCATCGCGTAAATATTGCCCTCCCGCATCCGCTGACGCAGCGCTTTGGGTGAAATATCGATCAGCTCTACCTCATCTGCCTGATGCAGAATATGGTCTGGCACCGTCTCTCGCACGCGGATTCCGGTGATCTGCTCTACACTGTCATTTAAGCTCTCGAGGTGCTGAATGTTCATCGTGGATATGACAGAAATACCCGCAGCCAAAATCTTCTCGACATCGTGGTATCGCTTCTCATAGGCACTCCCCGGCACATTCGTATGTGCCAGTTCATCTACCAGCACGACCTCCGGATTTCGCCGGATAATTTCGTCCGTGTCCATTTCTTCCAGCGTCACGTTTTTGTACGGAATGCGCTTGCGCGGGATGAGAGGAAGTCCCCCTACCTGCTCACTGGTTTCTTTTCGTCCATGTGTTTCCAAAAGCCCAATCACCACGTCGATGCCATTTTCGGCGAGCTCGTTGCCTTCTCTCAGCATCGTGTACGTCTTGCCGACACCAGGTGCGGCTCCTACATATACTTTTAGCGTACCGCGCTTGATTTTCCCGATTTCCTGCTGCATCTCCTCATCGGAGAGTCGTCGGTATGGATTGGCCGTTACCGCTTGTTCTCGCTTGGTCGGCATGACACGCTCACCGTCCCGCTCGGAACGATCCGCCACGATCAAAATATCGATATTTTTCGTTTGCCGAAGAATCTTATGGACGATGGAGCCATACCATATCTCTTCCCAGCGCGTACGCTTGGACTGCCCCATGACGATTCGAGTCACATTATTCTCCATCGCATAGGCGACGAGCTCGTTTGCTACTTCCTTTTCTCGTGCAAGCATCTGCTCTTCGAAGGTACCTCCGACTTTGTCCACGAGCTTTCCGATGGATCTCTTAAAAGTCGCTTCTTCCTTCGTCAGCTTCTTGGATAAAGGGAGAAAACAGACGACCAAGAGCTCTCCGCCGAGCCGCTTGGCAACCTGTTGTCCGCGCCGAACCAATATCGAGCCGTTCCAATGATACTGGGCAGAAACCAGAACCTTCTCTGTGGCTCCTGACGCCCCCACCATGCCGTGCTTCTCCCGATAATCCTCCAAATCCTCGTTTACGCCCGTAGCTACGAACCGAAGAGCGAGTTCCCGCAGCACATGCAGATTGTCTCTGCGAAACAGCGGATGCTTGGTTCGAGTCGGGTTGCGATCGTCTTCTTGCAGCCGTTTCAGAATGGCTTCTGGCGTAACGTCTAGCAGTTTCACCTCGTCGGCCATGGCAAGCGTATCTTCCGGGACACACTGGTCGATCCGCACCTCTGCCTTCGTCAGTCGCTCTGCCATCTCTTTCATCCCGGCCAATTCGTAAATGTTGACCGTCGCGATCACACTAATATTGTGGTTCAGCAAATACTGAACATCGTCCAGGCTGGTTGGACGCGGGGCATCTGGACGATTGCGATGAGCCAAGCCGTCTACGAGGACGACTTCCGGGTCTCGCTCGATAATGGCTGCAACGTCCAGATCATGCCTCGCTTCCCCGAGGGAATACCAGATGATTGGCTGGATTTGCTCCAGCCCCTCCCGCTTTTGCGCCAGCTTGGGATGAGTGGCCTCACCTGAGCCAGCTACGACCACATCAATCCCTTTTTTCTTAAGCGTCTGCCCTTCCATTAGCAGGTGATAGGTTTTCCCTGCACCACTGACTGCCCCCAGAATGATTTTCAGCCTGCCCCGGTGCATTCTGGAGATGGACTGCAAGATTTCCTCCGGGGATTTTCGCCGAAACTGCTCTACCATCTCGCAGCCCTCCTTCATTCTTTACTTCTTCATTTCGTCCAAAGCCAAATTCAGCTTCACTACATTGACACGCGGCTCTCCGAATACACCCAAGCTTCTTCCCTCTGTATTCGCTTCAATCAGAGCCTGTAGTTGTACCGGTTCGAGATTGCGCGCCTTCGCTACACGCTCCACTTGTATTTGGGCAGCTTTTGGCGAGATATGCGGGTCCAGACCGGAAGCGGAGTTGGTCAGCAAATCAGCCGGGATGTCTTCCTGCTTCACGCCAGGATTCGCTGCCAGAAATGCGGCGATATCCTTTTGCGTACGTTCGATCAGGGCCGGATTGGATGGCGCGTAATTGTTCGAGCCAGAGCCTGACGCATTATTATCAATAGAAGAAATGCGTCCCCAGAAGTACTTCGGATCGGTGAATGTCTGCCCAATCAGCTCGGAGCCGACCACCTTGCCGCTCGCATCGGTGATGAGACTGCCGCTTGCTTGTGCAGGCATGACAACCTGTGAAATACCTGTCATCGCCAGCGGGTAGGCAATGCCGCAAATCAGCAGCAAAACGAGGCTGAGACGCAAATTTTTCAATATCATATCGGTTCACCTGAGCTTTCTTTTTTCAATATGAGTTACACCAGATTCAATCCGGTCAAAACCAAGTCAATCAGCTTGATGCCCACGAACGGAACGATAATTCCTCCCAAGCCATAGATCACCAGATTGCAGCTAAGCAGCTTTGTCGCGCTCATTGGCGTGTATTTCACACCTTTCATCGCCAACGGAATGAGGATCGGGATGATGATCGCATTGAAGATCAACGCGGACAAAATCGCACTTTGCGGTGTAGCCAAGCCCATAATGTTGAGCGCACTCATTTGTGGGATCGCCAGCATGAACATCGCAGGAATGATCGCGAAGTATTTCGCTACGTCATTGGCGATACTGAACGTCGTCAATGCACCGCGTGTCATCAAAAGCTGTTTGCCAATCGCCACGACCTCGATGATTTTGGTCGGGTCAGAATCCAGATCGACCATGTTCGCTGCTTCCTTCGCCGCTACCGTACCCGTATTCATCGCCAAACCGACATCGGCTTGTGCGAGAGCTGGCGCGTCATTCGTACCGTCACCTGTCATGGCGACCAGCTTGCCTGCCGCTTGTTCTTTGCGGATCAGCGCAATCTTGTCTTCCGGCTTGGCTTCCGCTACGAAATCATCTACACCAGCTTCGCGGGCAATCGTCGCTGCTGTCAGCGGGTTATCCCCCGTGCACATGACCGTACGAATTCCCATCCGACGCAGCTCCTCAAAGCGTTCGCGCATCCCTGGCTTTACGGTATCCTTCAAGTAAATCAAACCGAGAATCGCATTGCCTTCTGCTACAGCCAATGGCGTGCCGCCCGCCGTTGCAATCCGGTTTGCTTTTTCATCCAAATCAGCAGGAATGCTGCCCCCTTGCTCTGCTACGTATTTTTTGATGGCGTCGACGGCCCCTTTGCGGATGAGGATACCGTTTGCCAGATTCGTCCCGCTCATTCTTGTTTCAGCGCGGAACTCCACGCCTTCGGAACCGGGCAATTCCAGTTCAGCAGGTGCCAGCCCTTGTTTTTTCGCCAGCTCTACGACAGAGCGTCCTTCCGGTGTTTCGTCATGGACCGAGCTTTGTGCAGCTACTCGGTTCAATTCCGTGCTCTTGCTGTTGCCTACGGTGACAAACTCGGCAGCCATCCGGTTTCCGTGCGTGATCGTTCCCGTTTTATCCAAAATAATGGTGTTGATGTCACCAGATGCCTCAACGGCTTTACCAGACATGGCAATGACGTTAAACTGTGTGACCCGGTCCATACCCGCAATCCCAATCGCTGACAAGAGTCCGCCAATCGTGGTCGGAATCAAGCATACGAGCAAGGCAATCAGAGTCGCAACCGGAATGGCTGCATTCACATAGTTCGCAATCGGCTGCAAGGTCGTGCAGACGATCAGGAAAATCAACGTCAAGCTGACCAACAGCGTATTCAACGCGATTTCATTCGGAGTCTTCTGTCTCTTCGCGCCTTCTACCAACGAAATCATGCGATCCAAAAACGATTCGCCGGGATCCGTCGTCACGCGGACACGGATGCGGTCACTGACGACACGTGTACCTCCCGTGACAGAGCTGAAATCGCCACCTGCTTCTTTAATGACCGGAGCAGATTCACCCGTAATCGCTGATTCGTCCACTGAGGCGACACCCTCGACGATTTCCCCGTCGGATGGAATCAGCTCGCCTGCTTCCACGATGACCAGATCGCCTTTTCGCAGTTCTGTGGAACTGACGACTTGAATCCGACCATCTTTCCCCACTTTTTTTGCTTGCGTGTCCTGCTTCGTTTTTTTCAAGCTCTCTGCCTGTGCTTTGCCGCGCCCTTCTGCCAAGGCTTCTGCGAAGTTGGCGAACAAAATCGTCACGAACAGGATAAAGCTGACGACGCCGTTGTAAAGCGGGTCCGAAGCTCCCCCGAACAAATTGGGCACAAACGTCAGGAGAAGCGTAATGAAGAACCCGATCTCTACCACGAACATGACTGGATTTTTCATCATTACACGCGGGTCCAGTTTTTTGAAAGACTCGACAAAGGCCCGCTGGTACAAATCTTTAGGAAGCGCAACCGTGCGCGTTCTACTCATGGAAAATTACTCCTTCGCCTCTAGTATTCATTTTCAAATCGATGTTCAAAAAGTCGGCTTTTGAACTTCCCCTTAACGGATTGTGAGCCACTCGGCGATTGGACCGAGCGCAAGCACAGGCAGGAATGTCAGTGCGCCTACGATTACTACAGTCGCAATCAGAATCACTGTGAATACACTATTGTCTGTGCGCAGTGTACCCATCGTTTCCGGTACTGGCGTTTTTGTGAGCAAGGAGCCTGCTACCGCCAGCATCGTAATGATCGAGACGTATCGACCGAACAGCATGACGAGTCCGGTAGAAATGTTCCAGAATGGCGTGTTGTCGCCCAACCCTTCAAAACCGGAACCGTTGTTGGCTGCCGAAGAAGTGTACTCATACAGCACTTGTGAAATACCGTGGAAGCCTGGATTCGACACTGCGGACGATCCCATTTCTGTTGCCAATGCAATGGCGGTTGGCGCCAAAATAATCAGGGGATGAACGAGAATCGCGATGGCGATCAGCTTCATCTCTTTTCCTTCGATCTTGCGGCCGAGGAATTCAGGCGTACGTCCTACCATTAAGCCCGCCAAGAATACAGCCAAAATCGCATACATCAAAATGTTAATCGTTCCGACGCCATCTCCGCCGAATACGCAGTTGAGCATCATTTCACCGAGCGGAACCAAGCCGCCAAGTGGTGTCAATGTATCGTGCATGTTGTTCACGGTTCCTGTCGTTGCCGCTGTTGTCACGGCAGTGAACAAGGCGCTTTGTGCGATACCAAAGCGGACTTCTTTTCCTTCCATGCTGCCCATTTCTTGTGACAGGCCAGCCCGTTCCAGCGCCGGGTTGCCGTTTACTTCGTTGGCATACGCCGTAATCAAGAACGCCAGGAACATCACGAACATCGCTCCAAAAATAACCCAGCCTTGCTTGCGGCTCTTCGCCATGAAGCCGAATGCGAATGGCAGTGCCGCCGGGATCAAGAACATCGACAAAATTTCAATCACATTCGTAAGCGGTGTCGGGTTTTCAAACGGATGCGAAGAGTTTACCCCGAAGAATCCTCCCCCGTTTGTTCCCAAATGCTTGATTGATACGAGTGAAGCAACCGGACCGCGAGCGATTTGTTGTTCCGTTCCGCTAATGGTTGTCGCTGTTGCCGTCGGTTCCATCGTCTGCGGCACGCCTTGGGACACCAAGAGCAATGTCACGGCAATCGCCAGTGGAATCAACACCCGTGTATGAGCACGTACCAAATCTACGTAGTAGTTACCGATGCTGCGCTGTCCGGTCAGCCCGCGCATGAAAGCCATTACGACCGCGATCCCTGTCGCTGGCGTGGTAAACATCAGGTAAATAATGACCAGCATCTGTGATAGATACGACAATCCGCTTTCTCCGCTGTAATGCTGAAGATTGGTATTCGTCAAAAAGCTGACAGCTGTGTTAAAGGAAAGCAACGGCTCCATCGCCGCAATACCACTTGGGTTTCCAGGCAGCATCCCTTGCAAACGAAGCAAGAGATAGGCAATGGCTACCATCGAAATGTTGCTGACCAGAACAGCCATTGCGTACTGCTTCCAGGTCATATCTGCTACGCGAATGCCAGACAGCTTGTATATCGCTTTTTCCAACCCGCCAAAAACACGGTCCAATCGGGTCGTCTCCAGCGAAAAGGAGCGTGCCAAATATCTTCCCATCGGTATGGCGAGCACGAAAAGCACCACCAAAACCAACGCTATTTGTATAAAGTCCACGACAGTTCCTCCTACTCCCTCTAAAAAATGGTTCCAAATGAACGAATGATTCGATCAGCCTCTAGTATTTTTCCGGGTAAATCAATGCGTGGCACAGGTACATCGCAAGCCCTGCCACAATCAGCAGCAACCAGATCATTTCTCTTTCCCTCCCTGTTCTCTTACCACGGCGTCACAAAACTTGATGAGTGCAAAAAATACACCAAATGAAAGCGCCAAGAGCAGTATGGAAACCACGTCCATGCAATGTCCCTCCTTTTTTGCCGTACGAATTATTCCGTGAAGTCTGACCGAAGCGTCTCTCTCGCTATCCCCTGCACAGGCTTTCTTTTTTGAAGAAAACCTGCCATTTGGGATAAAAAAATAGACCAATGCTTACGATTTCCCCGAAAGATCGCCACATTTGACCGAGCTGAAGATGAACAGACGAACGAAGTCGCCCGCTTCCCGCGGCAAATAAAACGATCCTTTGTATCGGAGAAAAAGTACTCATTGGTCTACCTAACGCCCAGCCGACTTGAAGTTGCCTTCTTTGCGTTTTGTCTCCCGTTTCCTTTTTCAAAAAAACAGCTATTTACTTGTGAGTAAAACGGTCATTGGCCGTTTTTGAGCAAAACGAAAAGACCTGCATTACGTTTTGAGTCAACCTTTGTCGTCCCAAATGGAAAACAAAAAGGCCTCCTCAAATAGGCGGTCTTTAGACCTCCCTCGCTTTAGCCGACGAAGTTAGCTGACGGGTAGGATGGCGAAAGAGTGTCTCATCCCTCCCACGATTCATGCGTGGGATTAACCCCTACTGATTGGGTCCTCCGTTCCCGAGTGCCTCGGGATTTGGCCATATTTGCAATTGTTGGTTACGAGTCTCATTATACGTCCGGCATAATCGGATGTTAATGTCCTATTTCAGTCTTTTTCACACGATTTTTGCATTCTTTATCCGTGTAAGCGATTTAAACCTATCAGGCCTCATCCGATCATGATATTTCATCGTTTCTCTTGCTTTTTCACATAATCAGCCTATTTGTTTGACAGTCTCTACACTGCTGAGTAATATTAGGCACAATGATAAATTATGGGAGGTATGGCGTTTGGCCATCTCTAACAAAAAAAAGCTGGAAGCAGAAATCAGCGAAGCATTCATAAAATTTCAGCGCGAACTGATTGGACGAGGTCCACAGGAAGCGAAGACCTACATCGTCGGTGATATGGTCATCGCCAGGTTCAAAGGTGTTCTCACCGTCGAAGAAAAGCATCTGTCCAGTCACGATAAAGGTCGCCGCATCGTCAAAGAAATGCGCGAGGTTCTCCGTGAAATGTACAGCGAAGAATCAGAAGAAATCGTAGAAAAGCTGACAAGCTGCAAGGTACTATCGAGTCATAGCGACATCAGCACGAAAATGGGGGAACGGATCGAGGTTTATGTTTTGGACAAGGACCTCGAAAAAATGTTGGGCTAATTTCACGAAAACAAGGCTCCGCCTCATTTGCAGGCGGAGCCTTTTCTATTCCTCTCTTACCCACTCATTTGTTCAGCCAACCAGCCGTAGCCTTTATACCCGGGCTGGCTCACGATGACGTGATTTGCCCCGAGAGACTTGTATAACATCGCGTTCCGATGCTCCTGCGTCATCACAAAAATCCGGCAGGTGCCCAGCTGCTTGAACAGTGTAACGAAGTCACGTCCTTCCGCCCACTCATCGGGAAAGATGTAGACGGAATGATAGAGCAGCAAGGATTCCTGATCGCGGTAGCACTCGTCAAATGAGATGGGCAAAAAACGCTGAATCGTCTTGTCTCCAGGCCCCGCTCTCAATGAAAAGGCACCAGGATTCCTTCCCCAAAAAGCTGGCAAACTGTCGCAGCATAGTGTCTGGACAAAAGAAGTGAATGCTTCCCCCTTGCCCATTACGAGATAATGCTTCATAGCAGCGCCTCCCTTTCCTTATTGGAGATCCTCAATGGACGAGATGTTCATGTACGAAGGAACCACGAGTCCGATTTTGGTTCCGTCGAGATTCGGACCCAAATCCTCGATTTGCCCACCAAATTTTTTCAAATAGCTCGTATCTGTAGACGGCAGCCAAGCCGCAACCATCCCATCTACATCCCCAATGGCAACTCCTGCCCACATCGGTCCAGTCTGCACCTGACTCACTTCGACTTCATACCCCAGCTTCTGCTCCAGCACATGCTCTACGACGTGTGTGCTGGCAATTTCAGAATCCCATGCTACATACGCGAGAGTCAGCTTCTCTTTTTGGACAGGCTGGATGCCCGCCACCCATTTCGCTACTTTGGCTTTGTTGTTTTTTACCCATTCCGCAGCAGCCACTTCCGGATCTTTTCCGTCAATCATTTGGACCATGACCGACTCCATGTCGGCTGGCTCCCACCAGAACTTATCCAGAAATTGATAGGCAGCAGGCTGATCCTCTTTCAGCCCTTTTCGCACGATGGTATGGATTTGTTCCGCTCCGCCAAAGCCGTTCTTCGGGTCCGCCAAATATTTCAAATCCATCTTTTTAAACATCCAATGGGGCGTCCAGCCCGTAATGATAATCGGTTCCTTCGCTTCATACGCCTTGATCAAAGCTGCTGTCATTGCTGCATCTGAGCCTTCGACAAGCTGCCATTTATCCAAGCCATATAGATTCATGACTTCCTCTGTCTTCACCATCGAGCCTGCTCCTGCGTCGATTCCGATGATTTTGTAGTCGAGCTTTTCTCCCAACGCGTTGTCCGATGTCTCAGAAGAAATTGGACCGATCACCGTTGCTGTCGGTATTTCTGTGTTTGTGTTTGGACTAGAGCAGCCTGCGAGCCAAGCCGTCGCTCCCATCATCACTGCCAGTAAAGCTGGAACCATTTTGTTCATCATGTGTTTCTCTCCTTTTTTCCTGCATGTTGAGTAAGCCGATCCAAGACGATAGCGATAATCACGATGGATAGCCCCGCCTCGAATCCTCTTCCTATATCCACTTGCGAAACGGCGCGATATACGTCTGCACCCAAGCCTTTCGCCCCGATCATAGCCGCTATGACCACCATCGACAGGGCGAGCATGATGCACTGATTGACTCCCGCCAAGATCGTCGATTTCGCATACGGCAGTTGTACTTTCACGAGCTTTTGCCACCCGGTTGCGCCAAAGGCGTCCGCCGCTTCCTCCATTTCCGCTGGGACCTGACGTATGCCTAAGTTCGTGAGTCGTACAATTGGCGGCAAAGCAAAAATAACGGAGGCAATGACTCCCGGCACCTCGCCCAAGCCGAAGAAAAAGATCGCGGGAATCAAGTAAACGAACGCTGGCATCGTCTGCATCAAATCAAGTACTGGCGTGACCAGATTGCGAAACGTATCGTGTCCCGCGCAATGAATGCCCACCGGAATCCCGATGGCGATCGAAATCATGGTGGCAGTGAGGACGAGTCCCAATGTCTCGATCGTTTCATCCCAGTACCCCAAGTTGTGAATGAGAGAAAGTCCGATAACCGTAAAGACCATGGATGCTTTTCCTGCAAAAACCCATGTGGCGCCCCCTAGCAGCAAGATGAGGATCAGCGAAGGTATCTCTGCCAAAACCGTGGAACAGTAAGTCACCATCGTGGAAATGACGATAGACACCGGATCAAACAATACCCCTTTGTACTGGCCCAGCACCTCCACGAACCCTTCCATCCATTCGCCAATCGGCAGCTTAGGCACGACGTCCATCACTCATCACCTCTGCTCTCTGGTGCTCTTGGACATTGACTTTGCCTACCAGCCCGCCCAACACCGCTCCTTTTACGATGACACCCAACAAACGCTGCTGCTCGCCCACTACCGCAATCGGGACGTGCAGGTCTGCCATCATCGGGAACAAACTGTGCAGACGTGCGTCAGGCGAAACGGTAGGGAGATCGGTATTCATGATCGTCTCCAGCGAATCTCCCGTACC from the Brevibacillus brevis genome contains:
- a CDS encoding arginase family protein, whose amino-acid sequence is MAGIPHFTGAYVSGTELAPDALRTAGLIEQLQQHGLDVQDVGNLHLPDDLPRHNIPPVRNWPAPRMFWDLLQKDAQEWLDTDDFVLMLGGDCSLVVATAQAHQARYQEKAYLLVLDGHLDAVVPSASRCIGAAGMGLWFLLQDRGQWIEPSGWNAERIRLVGCQQMPGETFGVDVMTLAQLTEGSIVERVSHMLQSIPPDAKILIHFDVDIMHKDAMPAAYSPSEIGLSLSEAEALLATVLRDSRVTSMEVTEFSGARDTTGEYATRLVELLARALAARA
- a CDS encoding universal stress protein; amino-acid sequence: MVEQFRRKSPEEILQSISRMHRGRLKIILGAVSGAGKTYHLLMEGQTLKKKGIDVVVAGSGEATHPKLAQKREGLEQIQPIIWYSLGEARHDLDVAAIIERDPEVVLVDGLAHRNRPDAPRPTSLDDVQYLLNHNISVIATVNIYELAGMKEMAERLTKAEVRIDQCVPEDTLAMADEVKLLDVTPEAILKRLQEDDRNPTRTKHPLFRRDNLHVLRELALRFVATGVNEDLEDYREKHGMVGASGATEKVLVSAQYHWNGSILVRRGQQVAKRLGGELLVVCFLPLSKKLTKEEATFKRSIGKLVDKVGGTFEEQMLAREKEVANELVAYAMENNVTRIVMGQSKRTRWEEIWYGSIVHKILRQTKNIDILIVADRSERDGERVMPTKREQAVTANPYRRLSDEEMQQEIGKIKRGTLKVYVGAAPGVGKTYTMLREGNELAENGIDVVIGLLETHGRKETSEQVGGLPLIPRKRIPYKNVTLEEMDTDEIIRRNPEVVLVDELAHTNVPGSAYEKRYHDVEKILAAGISVISTMNIQHLESLNDSVEQITGIRVRETVPDHILHQADEVELIDISPKALRQRMREGNIYAMEKVEQSLTNFFKTGNLIALRELALREVADDVDERLEAWERRTLRGPWRQREVIFVCVNLRADSERLIRRGFRIAYRLKATWHVAYVQDHPSLTEEEETQLAKLKALTERLGGRFERYEAPSRRKVFTKLVWHMNEKGTTQVVIGQSARTRWKEILEGSVIQRLLREVRHMDVLVVADHAPDMM
- the kdpC gene encoding potassium-transporting ATPase subunit KdpC, with translation MILKNLRLSLVLLLICGIAYPLAMTGISQVVMPAQASGSLITDASGKVVGSELIGQTFTDPKYFWGRISSIDNNASGSGSNNYAPSNPALIERTQKDIAAFLAANPGVKQEDIPADLLTNSASGLDPHISPKAAQIQVERVAKARNLEPVQLQALIEANTEGRSLGVFGEPRVNVVKLNLALDEMKK
- the kdpB gene encoding potassium-transporting ATPase subunit KdpB — translated: MSRTRTVALPKDLYQRAFVESFKKLDPRVMMKNPVMFVVEIGFFITLLLTFVPNLFGGASDPLYNGVVSFILFVTILFANFAEALAEGRGKAQAESLKKTKQDTQAKKVGKDGRIQVVSSTELRKGDLVIVEAGELIPSDGEIVEGVASVDESAITGESAPVIKEAGGDFSSVTGGTRVVSDRIRVRVTTDPGESFLDRMISLVEGAKRQKTPNEIALNTLLVSLTLIFLIVCTTLQPIANYVNAAIPVATLIALLVCLIPTTIGGLLSAIGIAGMDRVTQFNVIAMSGKAVEASGDINTIILDKTGTITHGNRMAAEFVTVGNSKSTELNRVAAQSSVHDETPEGRSVVELAKKQGLAPAELELPGSEGVEFRAETRMSGTNLANGILIRKGAVDAIKKYVAEQGGSIPADLDEKANRIATAGGTPLAVAEGNAILGLIYLKDTVKPGMRERFEELRRMGIRTVMCTGDNPLTAATIAREAGVDDFVAEAKPEDKIALIRKEQAAGKLVAMTGDGTNDAPALAQADVGLAMNTGTVAAKEAANMVDLDSDPTKIIEVVAIGKQLLMTRGALTTFSIANDVAKYFAIIPAMFMLAIPQMSALNIMGLATPQSAILSALIFNAIIIPILIPLAMKGVKYTPMSATKLLSCNLVIYGLGGIIVPFVGIKLIDLVLTGLNLV
- the kdpA gene encoding potassium-transporting ATPase subunit KdpA, coding for MDFIQIALVLVVLFVLAIPMGRYLARSFSLETTRLDRVFGGLEKAIYKLSGIRVADMTWKQYAMAVLVSNISMVAIAYLLLRLQGMLPGNPSGIAAMEPLLSFNTAVSFLTNTNLQHYSGESGLSYLSQMLVIIYLMFTTPATGIAVVMAFMRGLTGQRSIGNYYVDLVRAHTRVLIPLAIAVTLLLVSQGVPQTMEPTATATTISGTEQQIARGPVASLVSIKHLGTNGGGFFGVNSSHPFENPTPLTNVIEILSMFLIPAALPFAFGFMAKSRKQGWVIFGAMFVMFLAFLITAYANEVNGNPALERAGLSQEMGSMEGKEVRFGIAQSALFTAVTTAATTGTVNNMHDTLTPLGGLVPLGEMMLNCVFGGDGVGTINILMYAILAVFLAGLMVGRTPEFLGRKIEGKEMKLIAIAILVHPLIILAPTAIALATEMGSSAVSNPGFHGISQVLYEYTSSAANNGSGFEGLGDNTPFWNISTGLVMLFGRYVSIITMLAVAGSLLTKTPVPETMGTLRTDNSVFTVILIATVVIVGALTFLPVLALGPIAEWLTIR
- the kdpF gene encoding K(+)-transporting ATPase subunit F → MIWLLLIVAGLAMYLCHALIYPEKY
- a CDS encoding DUF2294 domain-containing protein, with the translated sequence MAISNKKKLEAEISEAFIKFQRELIGRGPQEAKTYIVGDMVIARFKGVLTVEEKHLSSHDKGRRIVKEMREVLREMYSEESEEIVEKLTSCKVLSSHSDISTKMGERIEVYVLDKDLEKMLG
- a CDS encoding glycine betaine ABC transporter substrate-binding protein — protein: MMNKMVPALLAVMMGATAWLAGCSSPNTNTEIPTATVIGPISSETSDNALGEKLDYKIIGIDAGAGSMVKTEEVMNLYGLDKWQLVEGSDAAMTAALIKAYEAKEPIIITGWTPHWMFKKMDLKYLADPKNGFGGAEQIHTIVRKGLKEDQPAAYQFLDKFWWEPADMESVMVQMIDGKDPEVAAAEWVKNNKAKVAKWVAGIQPVQKEKLTLAYVAWDSEIASTHVVEHVLEQKLGYEVEVSQVQTGPMWAGVAIGDVDGMVAAWLPSTDTSYLKKFGGQIEDLGPNLDGTKIGLVVPSYMNISSIEDLQ
- a CDS encoding ABC transporter permease, translated to MDVVPKLPIGEWMEGFVEVLGQYKGVLFDPVSIVISTMVTYCSTVLAEIPSLILILLLGGATWVFAGKASMVFTVIGLSLIHNLGYWDETIETLGLVLTATMISIAIGIPVGIHCAGHDTFRNLVTPVLDLMQTMPAFVYLIPAIFFFGLGEVPGVIASVIFALPPIVRLTNLGIRQVPAEMEEAADAFGATGWQKLVKVQLPYAKSTILAGVNQCIMLALSMVVIAAMIGAKGLGADVYRAVSQVDIGRGFEAGLSIVIIAIVLDRLTQHAGKKERNT